A single window of Electrophorus electricus isolate fEleEle1 chromosome 16, fEleEle1.pri, whole genome shotgun sequence DNA harbors:
- the mrpl16 gene encoding 39S ribosomal protein L16, mitochondrial, with protein sequence MLSMLRNVFFELTIRNPECPAVLQNHMRVLSAGLKTYEMPPDYSDVVLPEKPKLKFLNKVPELKKAKKEMKKLRDIQGPEKTANTFTSGQYAIVAMGGGYLHWGHMEMMRLTINRRMDPRTTFALWRISAPYKPITRKGLGQRMGGGKGAIDHYVTPVKCGRLIVELGGYIELAEVEPMLKEVAKKLPFPAKVVSKESLAAMQQEQAEMEANNQNPWTFERIVRSNMLGIRKVLSPFDLHNHGRYTGKFFNPGRV encoded by the exons ATGTTATCCATGCTTAGAAACGTGTTTTTCGAGCTAACGATCAGAAATCCCGAATGCCCAG CTGTCCTGCAGAATCACATGAGGGTGCTCTCAGCTGGGTTAAAGACATACGAAATGCCACCGGATTATAGTG ATGTGGTTCTACCAGAGAAGCCCAAACTGAAGTTCCTCAATAAGGTCCCTGAATTGAAAAAAGCCaagaaagagatgaaaaagCTTCGTGATATTCAGGGGCCAGAAAAAACTGCCAATACATTTACAAGTGGACAGTATGCCATTGTG GCCATGGGTGGAGGCTACTTGCACTGGGGACACATGGAGATGATGAGACTCACCATTAATCGCCGCATGGACCCACGCACCACCTTCGCCCTGTGGCGCATCAGTGCCCCGTATAAGCCTATCACCCGCAAGGGCCTGGGCCAGCGTATGGGCGGAGGCAAGGGAGCCATCGACCACTACGTCACACCGGTGAAGTGCGGACGCTTAATAGTAGAACTCGGAGGCTACATCGAACTGGCCGAGGTGGAGCCAATGCTTAAAGAAGTGGCGAAGAAGCTGCCCTTCCCGGCTAAG GTGGTGAGTAAGGAGAGTCTGGCTGCTATGCAGCAAGAGCAGGCTGAGATGGAGGCGAACAACCAGAACCCCTGGACCTTCGAGAGGATAGTCAGATCTAACATGCTGGGCATCCGCAAGGTCCTCAGCCCCTTTGACCTCCACAATCACGGCCGCTACACTGGCAAGTTCTTCAACCCGGGCCGGGTCTGA